A single Sporosarcina sp. FSL W8-0480 DNA region contains:
- a CDS encoding acyl carrier protein, giving the protein MNVLSVLERVTKVVVDRLGVDESEVKPEASFKDDLGADSLDVVELVMELEDEFDMEISDDDAEKIGTVGDAVKYIEEKVN; this is encoded by the coding sequence GTGAATGTTTTGTCAGTACTTGAACGCGTAACGAAAGTAGTTGTCGACCGTCTTGGTGTCGATGAAAGCGAAGTAAAACCTGAAGCTTCTTTCAAAGACGATCTTGGCGCAGACTCTTTGGATGTCGTTGAGCTTGTTATGGAATTAGAAGATGAATTCGATATGGAAATTTCCGACGACGATGCTGAAAAGATCGGAACAGTCGGTGACGCTGTTAAATATATCGAAGAAAAAGTAAACTAA
- the rnc gene encoding ribonuclease III: MNNKQKYKYASSLLPVEVRRKFKGLQDRLSIQFKDESLLYNAFTHSSYVNEHRRKNFSDNERLEFLGDAVLELGVSRFLFATEPDMSEGELTKLRAAIVCEPSLVKFSNELDFGDFILLGKGEEQTGGRTRPALLADVFEAFIGALFLDQGMESVTTFLEQVVFPKIGDGAFSHVMDYKSRLQEIVQQTNHGNLNYEIVEEKGPAHAKKFVTVVRLENRELGTGIGRSKKEAEQDAARQAIQVLKGIEAEGEN; the protein is encoded by the coding sequence ATGAACAATAAACAGAAATACAAATATGCCTCCTCGCTACTTCCAGTCGAAGTGAGAAGAAAATTTAAAGGGCTCCAAGATCGACTTTCCATCCAATTTAAAGATGAGTCACTCCTTTATAACGCATTTACACATTCTTCCTATGTAAATGAACATCGTCGTAAAAATTTCTCGGACAACGAAAGACTTGAATTCTTAGGCGATGCTGTATTGGAGTTAGGCGTTTCCCGTTTTCTTTTTGCCACCGAACCGGATATGAGCGAAGGCGAGCTGACAAAACTTAGAGCGGCAATTGTCTGTGAGCCCTCACTGGTGAAATTCTCAAATGAACTTGATTTCGGGGACTTTATCTTATTAGGCAAAGGGGAAGAACAAACAGGTGGTAGAACGCGTCCAGCCTTGTTAGCTGACGTTTTTGAAGCGTTCATCGGGGCATTATTTTTAGATCAAGGAATGGAATCAGTGACTACATTCCTGGAACAAGTAGTTTTTCCGAAAATTGGAGACGGTGCTTTTTCGCATGTGATGGATTATAAGAGTCGCCTACAGGAGATTGTTCAACAAACCAATCATGGCAACCTGAATTACGAGATTGTTGAAGAGAAGGGTCCTGCGCATGCGAAAAAGTTTGTCACCGTCGTTAGATTGGAAAATCGTGAATTAGGGACAGGTATTGGAAGGTCGAAAAAAGAAGCCGAGCAGGATGCGGCCCGTCAAGCCATTCAAGTATTAAAAGGCATTGAGGCCGAAGGAGAGAACTGA